One stretch of Pradoshia sp. D12 DNA includes these proteins:
- a CDS encoding putative DNA-binding protein has translation MLEKTMRMNYLYDFYQSLLTPKQKSYMSLYYLDDYSLGEIADEYEVSRQAVYDNIKRTEAMLEEYEAKLLLFYKSQERSLLLNKLGSLTEQMNENDVKEQLIEIIASLEKLD, from the coding sequence ATGCTCGAGAAAACAATGCGGATGAATTACCTATATGACTTCTATCAATCATTGCTGACACCAAAGCAAAAAAGTTATATGTCTCTTTATTATCTGGACGATTATTCCCTGGGTGAAATTGCCGATGAATATGAGGTGAGCCGCCAGGCCGTTTATGATAATATTAAGCGAACAGAAGCGATGCTTGAAGAATACGAGGCTAAGCTTTTACTGTTTTATAAATCACAGGAACGCAGCCTTTTGCTCAATAAGTTAGGAAGTTTAACAGAACAGATGAATGAAAATGATGTTAAAGAACAACTGATTGAGATTATAGCATCTCTTGAAAAGTTAGATTAG
- the ftsY gene encoding signal recognition particle-docking protein FtsY yields the protein MSFFKKLKEKFSEQTTSTSEKFKQGLTKTRNSFSEKVNDLVARYREVDEDFFEELEDVMIQADIGVETVMELIDKLKFEVKRRNIKDTKDVRSVISEKLVEIYQAGEEKSNAVNIQNDQLTVILFVGVNGVGKTTTIGKLAHKYKSEGKKVLLAAGDTFRAGAIEQLEVWGHRVGVEVIKQGAGSDPAAVMFDAVQAAKSRKADILLCDTAGRLQNKVNLMKELEKVKKVIEREVPGAPHEVLLVLDATTGQNALIQTKTFKEATDVSGIVLTKLDGTAKGGIVIAIRNELGIPVKFAGLGEQMDDLQEFDAEQFVYGLFAELVDEAEE from the coding sequence ATGAGTTTTTTTAAGAAGCTAAAAGAAAAATTTAGTGAACAAACAACTAGTACATCTGAAAAGTTTAAACAGGGATTGACTAAAACAAGAAATTCATTTTCCGAAAAGGTCAATGATTTAGTTGCCCGCTACAGAGAAGTGGATGAAGACTTTTTTGAAGAGCTTGAAGATGTCATGATTCAGGCGGATATCGGTGTTGAAACCGTAATGGAATTGATTGATAAGCTGAAATTTGAAGTGAAACGCCGCAATATAAAAGATACAAAAGATGTACGAAGCGTTATTTCTGAGAAGCTTGTTGAAATTTATCAGGCTGGTGAGGAGAAATCCAATGCTGTAAACATCCAGAACGATCAACTGACAGTTATCTTGTTTGTTGGTGTGAATGGTGTCGGTAAAACGACAACGATTGGAAAACTTGCTCATAAATATAAGAGTGAGGGTAAAAAGGTCCTTTTGGCAGCAGGAGATACTTTCCGTGCCGGTGCGATTGAACAATTAGAAGTATGGGGCCACCGGGTTGGTGTAGAGGTCATTAAGCAGGGAGCAGGTTCAGATCCGGCTGCTGTTATGTTTGATGCTGTACAGGCTGCTAAATCACGTAAAGCGGATATCCTTCTATGTGACACAGCGGGAAGACTTCAAAATAAGGTTAACCTTATGAAAGAGCTTGAAAAGGTTAAGAAGGTTATTGAACGGGAAGTACCGGGTGCACCGCATGAAGTGTTGTTGGTTCTCGATGCCACCACTGGACAGAATGCGTTAATTCAAACCAAAACATTTAAGGAAGCAACTGATGTTTCCGGGATTGTATTAACAAAGCTAGATGGAACAGCGAAAGGCGGAATTGTCATCGCCATTCGAAATGAGCTCGGCATTCCAGTTAAATTCGCTGGCCTGGGTGAGCAAATGGATGATTTACAGGAATTCGATGCAGAACAATTTGTATATGGATTATTTGCCGAGTTAGTAGATGAAGCAGAAGAGTAA
- the ffh gene encoding signal recognition particle protein yields the protein MAFEGLADRLQGTLQRIRGKGKVTEADVKEMMREVKLALLEADVNFKVVKDFIKRVNERAIGQEVLKSLTPGQQVIKVVKEELTELMGGEQSKIAVSNRPPTVILMVGLQGAGKTTTTGKLANLLRKKYNRKPMLVAADIYRPAAIKQLETLGGQLSMPVFSLGDQVSPVEIAKQGVAKAKEEHCDYVLVDTAGRLHIDENLMGELAEIKEAVKPDEIFLVVDAMTGQDAVTVAKSFNDQLEITGVILTKLDGDTRGGAALSIRSVAEKPIKFVGMGEKMDALEPFHPERMASRILGMGDVLTLIEKAQTDVDEEKARELEKKMRTNSFTFDDFLEQLAQVKKMGPLDDILKMLPGANKIKGMNNLSIDDKQIAHVEAIIQSMTKKEKDQPEIINASRRKRIAKGSGRPIQEVNRLLKQFEDMKKLMKQMTGMQQKGKKKGGFKLPFM from the coding sequence ATGGCATTTGAAGGTTTAGCCGACCGACTGCAGGGCACTTTGCAAAGAATCCGAGGCAAGGGTAAAGTGACGGAAGCTGATGTAAAAGAAATGATGAGAGAAGTAAAGCTCGCACTTCTTGAAGCAGACGTTAACTTTAAAGTAGTTAAGGATTTTATCAAACGTGTCAATGAAAGGGCTATTGGTCAAGAAGTTTTAAAGAGCTTGACACCTGGTCAACAGGTAATCAAGGTCGTTAAGGAAGAATTGACGGAATTAATGGGTGGCGAACAAAGCAAGATTGCTGTTTCAAATCGTCCTCCAACTGTTATCCTTATGGTTGGTTTACAGGGTGCCGGTAAAACAACAACCACAGGTAAACTGGCTAATCTGCTCCGCAAGAAATATAATCGTAAACCAATGCTAGTTGCAGCCGATATTTATCGTCCCGCAGCAATTAAGCAGCTTGAAACTTTAGGCGGTCAGCTCTCTATGCCTGTCTTTTCTTTGGGAGATCAAGTGAGTCCTGTAGAAATTGCCAAGCAAGGGGTTGCCAAAGCTAAAGAAGAGCATTGCGATTATGTTTTAGTCGATACAGCAGGGCGTTTGCATATTGATGAAAATCTGATGGGCGAATTGGCTGAAATTAAAGAAGCTGTAAAACCAGATGAGATTTTCTTAGTTGTAGATGCCATGACAGGACAGGATGCGGTCACTGTAGCTAAAAGCTTTAACGACCAACTCGAAATCACCGGTGTTATTTTAACCAAATTGGATGGAGATACACGTGGTGGTGCAGCATTATCAATTCGTTCAGTAGCTGAAAAACCGATTAAGTTTGTCGGTATGGGTGAAAAGATGGATGCATTAGAGCCATTCCACCCGGAACGAATGGCTTCAAGGATTCTAGGGATGGGCGATGTTCTCACGCTGATTGAGAAGGCCCAAACTGATGTTGATGAGGAGAAAGCACGCGAACTCGAGAAGAAGATGCGTACAAACTCTTTCACATTTGATGATTTCCTCGAACAGCTAGCACAGGTCAAAAAAATGGGACCGCTGGATGACATTTTAAAAATGCTTCCAGGTGCAAACAAAATTAAAGGGATGAACAATCTTTCCATTGATGATAAGCAAATTGCTCATGTTGAGGCAATCATTCAATCAATGACGAAGAAAGAGAAGGATCAGCCTGAAATTATTAATGCCAGCAGACGTAAACGGATTGCTAAAGGAAGCGGAAGACCGATTCAGGAAGTAAACCGACTTCTAAAGCAATTTGAAGACATGAAGAAGTTGATGAAGCAAATGACTGGCATGCAGCAAAAAGGTAAGAAAAAAGGCGGCTTTAAGCTACCTTTTATGTAA